One window of the Bartonella bacilliformis KC583 genome contains the following:
- a CDS encoding DEAD/DEAH box helicase, protein MEIKLKKDFILNVDRENVFTKLGLSTLLIKNLLNAGISEPKPIQEQAIPVMLKGRDILGIAQTGSGKTLAFGLPILSQILTFGDKRSPKTARALILVPTRELAVQIEEMISAVVKGAHLSTCLIVGGVSRFKQIKRMGAGVDVVIATPGRLMDLVREKFVDLSRSRFLVLDEADRMLDMGFINDVRRIAKLLCKEHQTALFSATMPKEIKELANGLLNEPVKIEVVPQGTTAVEITQKLYCVPKNEKRNILNRLLVNPDLISVIVFIRTKHGADAITRYLKNMGHAVATIHGNKSQNARQSALKAFREGSVKVLVATDIAARGIDIPGVSHVINYDLPEDAESYVHRIGRTGRNGASGDAITLFDEESEESRLRAVERIIRMKLTRENVPLQYETYPEKPFTLESDEKENSKERRFKKSKSYKQTSNRSDRAVKLHTRESSSNKSEKHEKAKATAKRAKSFRFRKSVKKVA, encoded by the coding sequence ATGGAGATTAAGCTAAAGAAAGATTTTATTTTGAACGTAGATAGAGAAAATGTTTTTACAAAATTGGGTTTGTCGACTCTTTTAATTAAAAATTTATTGAATGCTGGAATCAGTGAGCCTAAGCCTATCCAAGAACAGGCTATTCCAGTTATGTTGAAAGGGCGTGATATTTTAGGTATTGCGCAGACCGGTTCTGGAAAAACATTGGCATTTGGTCTCCCTATCTTAAGTCAGATTTTGACTTTTGGTGATAAGCGCTCTCCTAAGACTGCACGTGCTTTGATTTTGGTTCCTACTCGTGAGCTTGCTGTTCAGATTGAAGAAATGATAAGTGCTGTTGTGAAAGGCGCTCATCTTTCAACATGTTTAATTGTGGGTGGAGTGTCGCGTTTTAAACAAATTAAACGTATGGGAGCTGGTGTGGATGTTGTGATTGCAACACCAGGGCGTTTAATGGACCTTGTTCGCGAAAAATTTGTTGATCTTTCTCGGTCTCGTTTTTTGGTGTTAGATGAAGCTGATCGTATGTTGGATATGGGCTTTATTAACGATGTACGGCGTATCGCCAAACTTTTATGTAAAGAGCACCAAACAGCACTTTTTTCTGCAACAATGCCAAAGGAAATTAAAGAACTTGCCAATGGTTTGCTTAATGAACCAGTGAAAATAGAGGTCGTTCCTCAGGGAACTACCGCTGTAGAAATTACCCAAAAACTATATTGTGTCCCTAAAAATGAAAAAAGAAATATTTTAAATAGGCTTTTGGTCAATCCAGATTTGATTTCCGTTATTGTTTTTATACGAACCAAACATGGTGCTGATGCTATTACACGTTATTTAAAAAATATGGGACATGCTGTTGCAACGATTCATGGCAATAAATCACAAAATGCTCGGCAATCTGCATTGAAAGCTTTTCGCGAAGGATCCGTGAAGGTTCTCGTTGCAACCGATATTGCAGCTCGTGGTATTGATATACCAGGTGTCAGCCACGTTATTAATTATGATTTACCAGAGGATGCTGAAAGTTATGTGCATCGTATTGGCCGTACAGGGCGCAATGGTGCTTCTGGTGATGCTATTACGCTTTTTGATGAAGAGTCAGAGGAGTCACGTTTACGTGCTGTAGAGCGCATAATTCGTATGAAGTTAACGCGTGAAAATGTTCCTTTACAATATGAAACATATCCAGAAAAGCCATTTACGCTAGAAAGTGATGAGAAAGAGAATAGTAAAGAACGGCGTTTTAAAAAATCTAAAAGTTATAAGCAGACTTCTAATCGCTCAGATAGGGCTGTAAAGTTACATACAAGAGAGTCTTCATCTAATAAAAGTGAAAAACATGAAAAAGCAAAAGCGACTGCAAAACGTGCTAAGTCTTTTCGTTTTCGCAAATCAGTGAAGAAGGTAGCTTAA
- a CDS encoding DUF1561 family protein codes for MKLKPFLFFFSLLMTIHTSSAAPVPQKKPDDPHDKSIHVKVHTGGEYCYAPAFVNGESYVYITYCSSASVKFARYDLFKRVAWNVNNVWLCMTAPSSVTGIGGQSTEDWDYLLLRPCVINDPNQQWIIEGNAFYTADKKFRVKDYKWYAYISKNKNDYYDHTLSMMDSWAKIIATPVNSNIKTFIGWKFVSGSSFSTYYITDYGSRSDVFDLYYNPDNGHIFRYFPSTGVLSCMTSQQSTSDNWNWVGWKFCDDTVSQTKDIGFWDISQLYGREGPLLDHQGNFLRVTQYGISWGSPYTVKPDYLKQDTQNSPKSEFLFAYDFDRWGRYVNGNLGDTLVYCPAPGKKENVVQTSTSKTRSKRSLPPDFTLTDAWIQRLYDIARSSTVAGQEHIAFCGPCMLHTLQMLAELQEDNIGGPRQSGGYFFDTHPDRDPFISFRQRFPELAERLQTTENYVNLPWHVGEDSYTRTSRVTRSAALMLLPQYNWRPSTMARTREEMRRMLLNLWNAPSGTLWYISIITSDRDSSNIIGHAQPILSTNQGLVLIPTNISDFSLEDFRSDIAPITTPTRLMYYLSNRGTLRLLSLVTYQMARTDEVSLNLYISQGNCTGEGENRRGNRQLPRTSLLNQCDSGRCAIQ; via the coding sequence ATGAAACTGAAACCGTTTTTATTTTTCTTTAGCCTGTTAATGACTATTCATACCTCTTCTGCAGCTCCTGTGCCACAAAAAAAACCTGACGATCCTCATGATAAATCTATTCACGTTAAGGTCCATACAGGAGGAGAATATTGCTATGCCCCAGCATTTGTGAATGGGGAAAGTTATGTTTACATCACCTATTGCTCTTCTGCCAGCGTTAAATTTGCTCGATATGACCTCTTTAAAAGAGTCGCTTGGAATGTCAATAATGTTTGGTTATGCATGACTGCTCCTAGCTCCGTTACAGGGATTGGTGGACAATCTACAGAGGATTGGGATTATCTCCTATTAAGACCTTGTGTGATCAATGATCCCAACCAACAATGGATCATTGAAGGCAATGCATTTTATACAGCTGATAAAAAATTTCGCGTTAAAGACTATAAATGGTACGCTTACATCTCAAAAAACAAAAATGATTACTATGATCATACCCTGAGTATGATGGATTCATGGGCAAAGATTATTGCTACTCCGGTCAATAGTAATATCAAAACTTTCATCGGATGGAAATTTGTAAGCGGCTCTAGCTTCTCTACCTACTATATTACAGACTATGGATCTAGATCAGATGTTTTTGATCTATATTACAATCCAGACAATGGCCATATTTTCAGATATTTTCCTTCCACGGGAGTACTATCTTGCATGACTTCCCAACAATCCACTTCAGATAATTGGAATTGGGTAGGATGGAAATTTTGTGATGATACTGTTTCTCAAACCAAAGACATTGGTTTCTGGGATATTTCTCAATTATACGGACGCGAAGGGCCACTCCTAGATCATCAGGGTAATTTTTTACGCGTTACCCAATATGGTATTAGTTGGGGGTCTCCTTACACAGTTAAACCTGATTACCTGAAACAAGATACTCAAAATTCTCCTAAATCTGAGTTTCTTTTTGCTTATGATTTTGATCGTTGGGGTCGCTATGTCAATGGAAATTTAGGGGATACACTTGTCTATTGCCCTGCTCCGGGAAAAAAGGAAAATGTCGTACAGACTTCTACTTCAAAGACACGAAGTAAACGGTCTTTACCTCCTGATTTTACTCTCACTGATGCATGGATACAAAGACTATATGACATTGCTAGAAGTTCTACTGTTGCAGGTCAAGAACATATTGCTTTTTGTGGCCCTTGTATGCTGCATACTCTGCAAATGCTTGCTGAATTGCAGGAAGATAATATAGGTGGACCTCGTCAAAGTGGAGGATACTTCTTTGATACGCATCCAGATAGGGATCCATTTATCTCCTTTCGTCAAAGATTTCCTGAACTTGCAGAAAGACTGCAAACTACAGAAAATTACGTTAATTTACCTTGGCATGTAGGTGAAGATAGTTATACACGAACGAGCAGAGTAACTCGCTCAGCCGCATTAATGTTGTTACCTCAGTATAATTGGCGGCCTTCAACTATGGCAAGAACACGAGAAGAAATGAGACGCATGCTCCTAAATCTTTGGAACGCTCCTAGTGGCACGCTCTGGTACATTTCAATTATCACTTCTGATAGAGATAGTTCAAACATAATAGGTCATGCTCAACCCATTTTAAGTACAAACCAAGGGCTTGTATTAATCCCTACAAACATATCTGACTTTTCTCTCGAAGATTTTAGAAGTGATATTGCTCCAATAACAACTCCAACAAGATTAATGTATTATCTTTCAAATAGAGGCACTCTAAGACTTCTTTCACTCGTAACTTATCAAATGGCTCGGACAGATGAAGTTTCTTTGAATCTTTACATATCTCAAGGAAATTGCACTGGAGAAGGAGAAAATAGAAGAGGCAATAGGCAATTGCCAAGAACTTCTCTTCTTAATCAGTGTGATAGTGGCAGATGTGCGATTCAATGA